The following proteins are co-located in the Ailuropoda melanoleuca isolate Jingjing chromosome 13, ASM200744v2, whole genome shotgun sequence genome:
- the GIT1 gene encoding ARF GTPase-activating protein GIT1, with protein MGQAGGSVGPTEAWEQEGCGTAQTQEECQGCLAGREGGSVVLAQSRCPGDSAPDLASADPCSLPADPGWASISRGVLVCDECCSVHRSLGRHISIVKHLRHSAWPPTLLQMVHTLASNGANSIWEHSLLDPAQVQSGRRKANPQDKVHPIKSEFIRAKYQMLAFVHKLPCRDDDGVTAKDLSKQLHSSVRTGNLETCLRLLSLGAQANFFHPEKGTTPLHVAAKAGQTLQAELLVVYGADPGSPDVNGRTPIDYARQAGHHELAERLVECQYELTDRLAFYLCGRKPDHKNGHYIIPQMADRSRQKCMSQSLDLSELAKAAKKKLQALSNRLFEELAMDVYDEVDRRENDAVWLATQNHSTLVTERSAVPFLPVNPEYSATRNQGRQKLARFNAREFATLIIDILSEAKRRQQGKSLSSPTDNLELSARSQSDLDDQHDYDSVASDEDTDQEPLRSTGATRNNRARSMDSSDLSDGAVTLQEYLELKKALAASEAKVQQLLKVNSSLSDELRRLQREIHKLQAENLQIRQPPGPAPTPPLPSERAEHTSMGPGGSAHRRDRQAFSMYEPGSALKPFGGPPGDELTTRLQPFHSTELEDDAIYSVHVPAGLYRIRKGVSASAVPFTPSSPLLSCSQEGSRHTSKLSRHGSGADSDYENTQSGDPLLGLEGKRFLELGKEEDFHPELESLDGDLDPGLPSTEDVILKTEQVTKNIQELLRAAQEFKHDSFVPCSEKIHLAVTEMASLFPKRPALEPVRSSLRLLNASAYRLQSECRKTVPPEPGAPVDFQLLTQQVIQCAYDIAKAAKQLVTITTREKKQ; from the exons ATGGGTCAGGCCGGTGGGTCCGTGGGTCCCACAGAAGCCTGGGAGCAGGAGGGATGTGGCACTGCCCAGACACAGGAAGAGTGCCAGGGCTGTCTGGCAG ggagggaagggggcagcgTAGTGTTGGCCCAGAGCAGGTGCCCGGGAGACTCTGCCCCTGATCTGGCCTCGGCCGACCCTTGCTCCCTCCCGGCAGACCCCGGCTGGGCCTCCATCAGCAGGGGCGTGCTGGTGTGTGACGAGTGCTGCAGCGTGCACCGGAGCCTGGGCCGCCACATCTCCATCGTCAAGCACCTGCGCCACAGCGCCTGGCCTCCCACGCTGCTGCAG ATGGTGCACACGCTCGCCAGCAACGGGGCCAACTCCATCTGGGAGCATTCCCTGCTGGACCCTGCGCAAGTGCAGAGCGGCCGGCGCAAAGCCAACCCCCAAGACAAAGTCCA CCCCATCAAGTCAGAGTTCATCAGGGCCAAGTACCAGATGCTGGCGTTTGTGCACAAGCTTCCTTGCCGGGACGATGACGGGGTCACTGCCAAAGACCTCAGCAAG CAACTGCACTCGAGCGTGCGGACCGGCAACTTGGAGACATGTCTGCGCCTGCTGTCCCTGGGTGCCCAGGCCAACTTCTTCCATCCAGAGAAGGGCACCACACCTCTGCATGTGGCTGCCAAAGCGGGGCAGACACTGCAGGCTGAGCTTCTTGTAGTGTATGGGGCTGACCCTGGCTCCCCTGATGTCAATGGCCGCACACCCATTGACTATGCCAG gcagGCGGGGCACCATGAGCTGGCGGAAAGGCTAGTCGAGTGCCAGTATGAGCTCACTGACCGGTTGGCCTTCTATCTCTGTGGACGCAAGCCGG atCACAAGAATGGGCATTACATCATCCCACAGATGGCTGACAG ATCTCGGCAAAAGTGCATGTCTCAGAG CCTAGACCTGTCCGAGTTGGCCAAAGCCGCCAAGAAGAAGCTGCAGGCG CTCAGCAACCggctttttgaggaacttgccATGGATGTGTATGACGAGGTGGATAGAAGAGAGAATGACGCAG tgtGGCTGGCTACCCAGAACCACAGCACCCTGGTGACGGAGCGCAGTGCTGTGCCCTTCCTGCCTGTGAACCCCGAGTACTCAGCCACACGGAATCAG GGGCGGCAGAAGTTGGCCCGCTTTAATGCCCGAGAGTTTGCCACCCTGATCATAGACATTCTCAGTGAGGCCAAGCGGAGGCAGCAGGGCAAGAGCCTGAGCAGCCCCACAG ACAACCTCGAGCTCTCTGCGCGGAGCCAGAGTGACCTCGACGACCAACACGACTACGACAGTGTGGCCTCGGACGAGGACACGGACCAGGAACCCCTGCGCAGCACTGGTGCCACTAGGAACAACCGTGCCCGG AGCATGGACTCCTCAGACCTGTCCGATGGGGCTGTGACCCTGCAGGAGTACCTGGAGCTGAAGAAGGCTCTGGCCGCCTCCGAGGCGAAGGTGCAGCAGCTCCTGAAGGTCAACAGCAGCCTGAGTGACGAGCTCCGGAGGCTGCAGAGGGAG ATCCACAAGCTGCAGGCAGAGAACTTGCAGATCCGGCAGCCTCCGGGGCCAGCGCCCACACCCCCGCTGCCCAGCGAGCGGGCAGAACATACATCGATGGGGCCTGGCGGGAGTGCCCACCGCAGGGACCGCCAGGCCTTCTCCATGTATGAACCAGGCTCCGCCCTGAAGCCCTTTGGGGGTCCACCTGGGGACGAGCTCACCACCCGGCTCCAGCCTTTCCACAGCACT gagctggaggacGACGCCATCTATTCAGTACACGTCCCTGCTGGCCTTTACCGG ATCCGGAAGGGGGTGTCGGCCTCCGCCGTGCCcttcactccctcctccccactcctgtccTGCTCCCAGGAAGGAAGCCGCCACACG AGCAAGCTTTCCCGCCACGGTAGCGGTGCCGACAGCGACTATGAGAACACGCAAAGTGGGGACCCACTGCTTGG actggaAGGGAAGAGGTTTCTTGAGCTGGGCAAGGAAGAAGACTTCCACCCAGAGTTGGAAAGCCTGGATGGAGACCTCGACCCTGGGCTTCCCAGCACGGAGGATGTCATCCTGAAGACGGAACAGGTCACCAAGAACATTCAGGAATTGTTGCGGGCTGCCCAGGAATTCAAGCACGACAG cTTTGTGCCCTGCTCAGAGAAGATCCATTTGGCTGTGACTGAGATGGCCTCTCTATTCCCAAAG aGGCCAGCCCTGGAGCCTGTGCGCAGCTCACTGCGGCTGCTCAATGCCAGCGCCTACCGGCTGCAGAGTGAATGCCGGAAGACCGTGCCCCcggagccaggtgcccctgtggacTTCCAGCTGCTGACTCAGCAGGTGATCCAGTGCGCCTATGACATCGCCAAGGCTGCCAAGCAGCTGGTCACCATCACCACCCGAGAAAAGAAGCAGTGA
- the TP53I13 gene encoding tumor protein p53-inducible protein 13 isoform X1, with protein sequence MAWVEPAWAAHLLKRRRRRRQRKKAWLCSDGLSGSLVPRPGRGRLCWRGCVQAPALAFPLRSWRPPGAAEATRGPRHFSPGGAKRRGPRAALRLQPTPSGLRFPSASPRSLEAKQPMLAARGERGDAPSVPTLPLLPEGLGGNASSRIGAQVPKGQSSPGGCTCPGEASPAPRAAAPPPRVARGPTPRTEEAAWAAMALTFLLVLLALATLCTRLHRNFRRGESIYWEPTADSQDTVAGEQLPSLHPTRPWTSPASLPFSDRSHRARSCAEAEAPDAPAPGQAVPPETPASAHAGQRPGWGQLGLTCPSPAAVAGLLCLLGGRDLCHVDPVQGRPLVARRSSPPKRCEGPCPCGVVCF encoded by the exons ATGGCGTGGGTAGAGCCGGCCTGGGCTGCCCACCTGCTGAAGAGGAGGAGACGgcggaggcagaggaagaaggcatGGCTCTGCTCTGATGGGCTTTCTGGGTCCTTGGTGCCAAGGCCAGGTAGAGGGAGGCTGTGCTGGAGAGGGTGTGTGCAG GCTCCAGCTTTGGCCTTTCCTCTTCGGAGCTGGCGGCCCCCTGGTGCAGCGGAGGCAACTAGAGGGCCCAGGCACTTTTCTCCTGGCGGTGCCAAGAGGCGTGGGCCGCGGGCTGCCCTCCGTCTCCAGCCCACCCCCTCAGGCCTGAGgttcccctctgcttccccccgGAGCCTGGAGGCCAAGCAGCCCATGTTGGCAGCGCGGGGTGAGAGGGGTGATGCGCCGTCTGTTCCCACTCTCCCCTTGCTGCCTGAGGGGCTCGGAGGCAACGCCAGCTCCAGGATAGGGGCTCAAGTGCCCAAAGGGCAAAGCAGCCCAGGGGGCTGCACCTGTCCAGGGGAGGCTTCCCCAGCCCCTCGGGCAGCGGCGCCTCCTCCACGGGTCGCCCGGGGCCCCACCCCGCGCACCGAGGAGGCTGCTTGGGCTGCCATGGCCCTGACCTTCCTGTTGGTGCTGCTCGCTCTGGCCACGCTCTGCACTCGGCTGCACCGGAACTTCCGGCGCGGGGAGAGCATCTACTGGGAGCCCACAGCGGACAGTCAGGACACGGTGGCTGGTGAGCAGTTACCCTCCTTACACCCAACCCGGCCCTGGACCTCCCCGGCATCGCTGCCATTCTCTGACCGGTCGCACCGTGCCCGTAGCTGTGCTGAAGCGGAGGCTCCTGATGCCCCCGCGCCGGGTCAAGCGGTCCCGCCGGAGACCCCTGCTTCCGCCCACGCCGGACAGCGGCCCGGATGGGGACAGCTCGGACTgacctgccccagccctgccgcTGTGGCCGGCTTGCTTTGTCTGCTGGGAGGCCGCGACCTCTGCCACGTGGACCCTGTGCAGGGCCGCCCCCTGGTGGCCAGACGGAGCAGTCCGCCTAAGCGTTGCGAGGGGCCCTGTCCCTGTGGTGTGGTTTGCTTCTAG
- the TP53I13 gene encoding tumor protein p53-inducible protein 13 isoform X3 — MGFLGPWCQGQAPALAFPLRSWRPPGAAEATRGPRHFSPGGAKRRGPRAALRLQPTPSGLRFPSASPRSLEAKQPMLAARGERGDAPSVPTLPLLPEGLGGNASSRIGAQVPKGQSSPGGCTCPGEASPAPRAAAPPPRVARGPTPRTEEAAWAAMALTFLLVLLALATLCTRLHRNFRRGESIYWEPTADSQDTVAGEQLPSLHPTRPWTSPASLPFSDRSHRARSCAEAEAPDAPAPGQAVPPETPASAHAGQRPGWGQLGLTCPSPAAVAGLLCLLGGRDLCHVDPVQGRPLVARRSSPPKRCEGPCPCGVVCF, encoded by the exons ATGGGCTTTCTGGGTCCTTGGTGCCAAGGCCAG GCTCCAGCTTTGGCCTTTCCTCTTCGGAGCTGGCGGCCCCCTGGTGCAGCGGAGGCAACTAGAGGGCCCAGGCACTTTTCTCCTGGCGGTGCCAAGAGGCGTGGGCCGCGGGCTGCCCTCCGTCTCCAGCCCACCCCCTCAGGCCTGAGgttcccctctgcttccccccgGAGCCTGGAGGCCAAGCAGCCCATGTTGGCAGCGCGGGGTGAGAGGGGTGATGCGCCGTCTGTTCCCACTCTCCCCTTGCTGCCTGAGGGGCTCGGAGGCAACGCCAGCTCCAGGATAGGGGCTCAAGTGCCCAAAGGGCAAAGCAGCCCAGGGGGCTGCACCTGTCCAGGGGAGGCTTCCCCAGCCCCTCGGGCAGCGGCGCCTCCTCCACGGGTCGCCCGGGGCCCCACCCCGCGCACCGAGGAGGCTGCTTGGGCTGCCATGGCCCTGACCTTCCTGTTGGTGCTGCTCGCTCTGGCCACGCTCTGCACTCGGCTGCACCGGAACTTCCGGCGCGGGGAGAGCATCTACTGGGAGCCCACAGCGGACAGTCAGGACACGGTGGCTGGTGAGCAGTTACCCTCCTTACACCCAACCCGGCCCTGGACCTCCCCGGCATCGCTGCCATTCTCTGACCGGTCGCACCGTGCCCGTAGCTGTGCTGAAGCGGAGGCTCCTGATGCCCCCGCGCCGGGTCAAGCGGTCCCGCCGGAGACCCCTGCTTCCGCCCACGCCGGACAGCGGCCCGGATGGGGACAGCTCGGACTgacctgccccagccctgccgcTGTGGCCGGCTTGCTTTGTCTGCTGGGAGGCCGCGACCTCTGCCACGTGGACCCTGTGCAGGGCCGCCCCCTGGTGGCCAGACGGAGCAGTCCGCCTAAGCGTTGCGAGGGGCCCTGTCCCTGTGGTGTGGTTTGCTTCTAG
- the TP53I13 gene encoding tumor protein p53-inducible protein 13 isoform X2 produces the protein MAWVEPAWAAHLLKRRRRRRQRKKAPALAFPLRSWRPPGAAEATRGPRHFSPGGAKRRGPRAALRLQPTPSGLRFPSASPRSLEAKQPMLAARGERGDAPSVPTLPLLPEGLGGNASSRIGAQVPKGQSSPGGCTCPGEASPAPRAAAPPPRVARGPTPRTEEAAWAAMALTFLLVLLALATLCTRLHRNFRRGESIYWEPTADSQDTVAGEQLPSLHPTRPWTSPASLPFSDRSHRARSCAEAEAPDAPAPGQAVPPETPASAHAGQRPGWGQLGLTCPSPAAVAGLLCLLGGRDLCHVDPVQGRPLVARRSSPPKRCEGPCPCGVVCF, from the exons ATGGCGTGGGTAGAGCCGGCCTGGGCTGCCCACCTGCTGAAGAGGAGGAGACGgcggaggcagaggaagaag GCTCCAGCTTTGGCCTTTCCTCTTCGGAGCTGGCGGCCCCCTGGTGCAGCGGAGGCAACTAGAGGGCCCAGGCACTTTTCTCCTGGCGGTGCCAAGAGGCGTGGGCCGCGGGCTGCCCTCCGTCTCCAGCCCACCCCCTCAGGCCTGAGgttcccctctgcttccccccgGAGCCTGGAGGCCAAGCAGCCCATGTTGGCAGCGCGGGGTGAGAGGGGTGATGCGCCGTCTGTTCCCACTCTCCCCTTGCTGCCTGAGGGGCTCGGAGGCAACGCCAGCTCCAGGATAGGGGCTCAAGTGCCCAAAGGGCAAAGCAGCCCAGGGGGCTGCACCTGTCCAGGGGAGGCTTCCCCAGCCCCTCGGGCAGCGGCGCCTCCTCCACGGGTCGCCCGGGGCCCCACCCCGCGCACCGAGGAGGCTGCTTGGGCTGCCATGGCCCTGACCTTCCTGTTGGTGCTGCTCGCTCTGGCCACGCTCTGCACTCGGCTGCACCGGAACTTCCGGCGCGGGGAGAGCATCTACTGGGAGCCCACAGCGGACAGTCAGGACACGGTGGCTGGTGAGCAGTTACCCTCCTTACACCCAACCCGGCCCTGGACCTCCCCGGCATCGCTGCCATTCTCTGACCGGTCGCACCGTGCCCGTAGCTGTGCTGAAGCGGAGGCTCCTGATGCCCCCGCGCCGGGTCAAGCGGTCCCGCCGGAGACCCCTGCTTCCGCCCACGCCGGACAGCGGCCCGGATGGGGACAGCTCGGACTgacctgccccagccctgccgcTGTGGCCGGCTTGCTTTGTCTGCTGGGAGGCCGCGACCTCTGCCACGTGGACCCTGTGCAGGGCCGCCCCCTGGTGGCCAGACGGAGCAGTCCGCCTAAGCGTTGCGAGGGGCCCTGTCCCTGTGGTGTGGTTTGCTTCTAG
- the TP53I13 gene encoding tumor protein p53-inducible protein 13 isoform X4, producing the protein MAPPPPSPQLLLLAALAGLLGPSEVVAEPEEEAGARCPEGLWPLPPQVGAWRGVGERGSPGIPLALAAWGVALEMAWVEPAWAAHLLKRRRRRRQRKKAWLCSDGLSGSLVPRPGRGRLCWRGCVQAPALAFPLRSWRPPGAAEATRGPRHFSPGGAKRRGPRAALRLQPTPSGLRFPSASPRSLEAKQPMLAARGERGDAPSVPTLPLLPEGLGGNASSRIGAQVPKGQSSPGGCTCPGEASPAPRAAAPPPRVARGPTPRTEEAAWAAMALTFLLVLLALATLCTRLHRNFRRGESIYWEPTADSQDTVAAVLKRRLLMPPRRVKRSRRRPLLPPTPDSGPDGDSSD; encoded by the exons ATGGCGCCTCCTCCGCCTTCGCCCCAGCTGCTTCTCCTGGCAGCCCTTGCGGGGCTCCTAGGTCCCAGTGAG GTGGTGGCTGAGCCGGAGGAGGAAGCGGGAGCCCGTTGTCCCGAaggcctgtggcctctgcccccCCAGGTAGGAGCCTggcggggggtgggagagaggggt AGTCCAGGGATT CCCCTGGCGCTGGCAGCGTGGGGGGTGGCGCTGGAGATGGCGTGGGTAGAGCCGGCCTGGGCTGCCCACCTGCTGAAGAGGAGGAGACGgcggaggcagaggaagaaggcatGGCTCTGCTCTGATGGGCTTTCTGGGTCCTTGGTGCCAAGGCCAGGTAGAGGGAGGCTGTGCTGGAGAGGGTGTGTGCAG GCTCCAGCTTTGGCCTTTCCTCTTCGGAGCTGGCGGCCCCCTGGTGCAGCGGAGGCAACTAGAGGGCCCAGGCACTTTTCTCCTGGCGGTGCCAAGAGGCGTGGGCCGCGGGCTGCCCTCCGTCTCCAGCCCACCCCCTCAGGCCTGAGgttcccctctgcttccccccgGAGCCTGGAGGCCAAGCAGCCCATGTTGGCAGCGCGGGGTGAGAGGGGTGATGCGCCGTCTGTTCCCACTCTCCCCTTGCTGCCTGAGGGGCTCGGAGGCAACGCCAGCTCCAGGATAGGGGCTCAAGTGCCCAAAGGGCAAAGCAGCCCAGGGGGCTGCACCTGTCCAGGGGAGGCTTCCCCAGCCCCTCGGGCAGCGGCGCCTCCTCCACGGGTCGCCCGGGGCCCCACCCCGCGCACCGAGGAGGCTGCTTGGGCTGCCATGGCCCTGACCTTCCTGTTGGTGCTGCTCGCTCTGGCCACGCTCTGCACTCGGCTGCACCGGAACTTCCGGCGCGGGGAGAGCATCTACTGGGAGCCCACAGCGGACAGTCAGGACACGGTGGCTG CTGTGCTGAAGCGGAGGCTCCTGATGCCCCCGCGCCGGGTCAAGCGGTCCCGCCGGAGACCCCTGCTTCCGCCCACGCCGGACAGCGGCCCGGATGGGGACAGCTCGGACTga